TAAAAGGAAGAGAAGCCATAGGAGATTTAGAAAGATATGTTCATAAGGTTTTAAATCCAAATCAAGAAACAGGCATAAAAGAGCCTGTTTATTAAATTTCCCTTTTTATAGATTCTCCTCTTTTATATGTGAATTTTGCCAATATCTCCTTAGGAGGATTTTTTTCATATTTATTTACAGAATAAAATGTAGAAGATACCTTCTCTTTATCTATTTCAAGCACAGAATAACCCCATGTTTTTTGATTTAAAAATTTAGTCCATGGGTTTTGTGAAATTTCTGCCTGTGAAATCTCGTCAACATTATTATATTTTGATAAATCTTTTTTCCACCAGCCTGCTTCTGATGCATTTATTGAGCTTATAGCCCCTGTCATAAATTCAGCACCTAAAACTTTATCATAATTTTCTTTAAAGCTATTTGGAATATCTGCTGCAAGGAATGCATGCCTATCTCCTGTCAGCATTACAATATTATTTATATCATTTTTAGTTAATATATCTAATATTTCTTCCCTTTCCCCTATATAACCATCCCAAGCATCTGTGCTTCCATAAAAGCCATCTATCTTACCACTAACAAATTGAACTTCATTTGCAACTATATTCCATCCAAATTTATTTTTATTATTTATAACTTTATCAAAAAACCATCTTTTTTGTTCTAAACCTAACATTGTATGTTGAGATTGGGTATAACAACCTACTGATTGATATCTTTTAGGACATTGGCTTTCTCTGTAACTTCTTTCATCTAAGCATATCAGATTTGCTAAATTTCCTATTTTGAAATCTCTATAAATCTTTATCCATTCAAGGGGATGTCCTTTAAAATCTAAGGAAACATCTGCAGGAATATATTCATACCAAGCTTTAACTGCATATTTTCTAAGTAATAAACTTTTGTATCTGTCTTCATTTAATTCTTTTGGTAAAGATGGAGAATACCAATAATCTTTTCCGTAATTATAATAATAATCATTGGCAAACTCATGGTCATCCCATATATATATAAATGTTTGCATAGCCCTTGCAAGCTGATAATTTTCATCGGATAAATATTTTTTATATAAATATCTGTAATCTTCTAAGGAAATTGCAAACTTACTTCCTGAAGGAAGATTTATATTTCTTCCGGATACTTTTGCTCCATAAACTCTTTCATATATTGCATCTCCAAGATGTAAAACAAAACCTGCCTCATCTTCTTCAGATATATATTTAAATGCAGGATAGTAACCATCTTCATAATTTTGACATGTTACAAAGATAAATTGATATTTATCAACCTCTGTCGGTAAAGTTTTAAATCTTCCAATCTTTTTACTATTATCATACTCAAATATATAAAAATATGTTTTTCCCGGTTTTAAACCACTAACTTTAAATTTTATTGTATAATCACCAATATCTGTTATTTTATTTGCAGGTATCTCAAACTCTTTTATTGCCTTTTCTTTTAAAACCTTATCCGGATTTTTTTGTATATCATCTATAATATAAACTTTTAGATTTTTATTTAATCTTTTATGAACCTCAGGATTTATCCTTGTCCAAAGGATTATACTATCATTGGTTGGGTCTGCACTTGCAACTCCTGATGGAAATATATCATCCTCTCCTGCAAAAGCAACATAAGGATGTATTAATAAATAAGCTGTTGAAATACCCAAAAGCTCTAAAAATTCTCTTCTTGTTACCAATTTTACTCCTCCAATTTGTAGTTTATATTTAAATTAAAGCTAAAATCTTTATTACCGGGTGGTGGTGGAAAACTTTTTATCCTGTTTAAAATTTCCATTGCGGCATCATCTAAGATTTGACTACCGGAAGATTTAACAATCTCAACAGAAAGAATTCTTCCTGTTGAATCTACTTTTATAGATAAAGTAACATCACCTTCTATTCCAAATCTTTTTGCTCTTTCCGGATAACTTTTCTTAGATTCTACAATACTCTTTATTTTAGAAAGATAAAGAGAAAGCTCATTAGGATTTGGATTTGGTGAGCTTTGTTTAATTTCCGGTTTATTTTCATGTTTTTCTTGTGGTTTTAGTATATTTTCTGGTTGCTTTATCTCCTGCTTTGGTTCTTCCTTCGCTGGTTGTTTAATATCAATATTTTTAACTGTTTCTTCTGGTTTCTTTTCAATAACAGGTTTTTCTTCCGGTTTTTCTTCTTTTTTTGGTTTTTCTTCAACCGGCAATTTTTTATTCTCTATAACAGGCTCTTTTATATGTTCCTGAGGTTTTGGCTTAACCGGTTTAATATTTTCTTTTTTCTTAATCTTAGGTAATGGTTTTTCTATCTTTTCAGAAGGCTTTTCTGAAGGTAGTTCTACCAATGTTATTTTTACAGACTTACTCTCTTTTTCATAAGGATGTATTGAAAAATTTAATTTTGAGCTGATAAATAAAGATATTATAGAAAATAACAAAGCTAATAAGAAAGATATAGTTTTATGTTTATAATCATCATTTTCTAATGAATAGTTATATAAATTCATATACTTACTGCCCCTCTTTATTGCTTGCTATACCAATATTTGTAATATCTTCAGATTTGGCTATATCTATTATTTTAAGAACTGATTCTACTTTTGCTCCTTTATCGGTGATGACTAAAATTCCTTTTATATTTTGTTTATTTTCTTTTATGTAATTTTCTATACTACTTATTCCTATTATTTTATTATCAATTTTCGGTTCCCCATCTTTTGATATATAAATTTTTATAATTTCTTCTTTAAGGTTTTGTTGCTCTGCTGTTTTGGTAGATGGTATTTCCAATTTTTGCTGAAATAAAGGTATAACATTTAATGTATATAAAATAAAGAAAACAAGAAGAAACATCATAACATCTATTGTTGGTATGATTTGAATTTCTTCTTTCTGATATTCATCTTCTTCCATTAAAGATAAAAGTAATATCTTTTTATTCTTCATTTAAAATCTCCTCAATTAATATATTTTTTGTTTCTTCTTTGTAAGAAGAGATTCTATCTTGAAACATTTTAAAAAATAGATAATTCCATAAGGATAAAACTATACCTATTGCTGTAGCTAATAAAGCAAAGCCAATGGCACCGGTTATATCTCCTGAACTTGACAATCCTTTTGCTGATAGTTTTTGGAAAGCTTCCATAAGGGCAAAAATAGTTCCTAATAAACCTAAAAGTGGAGCAGTGGTGGCAGAAAAATCAAGCCACCACATTCCTTTTTTTAGATTTTTTATAAAATTAAATCTTTCTTCTAAGGTTGAGTTTGGTTTATTTTTTAACTGAAAAAATTTATATATAATCACATAATTTGATATAACAAACATAATAAACATAACAAAGAAAACAAAATTATGTAATATCTTTAAATCAATGTTCATATTTAAAATCCTCCCTTAATTCCAACTGCTATTGTGAAAGGAGCACCGACATAGTAAGTTCCGGAAGTATCTCCAACACTTATTCTGCTTATATATTTTGTATCAAGTAAATTTTGAATATCTACATAAGCAGTCACCTTTCTATTAAAAACTCTAACTCTATCAGTAGAAATATTTAAATTAACAATACTATAACCACCTATCTGTTGTTTATTAGTGAGGTCTCCATATCTGGAAGAAATATATTGGAATGTAGGTTTTATACTAACTCCGAAATCTTCATAATTTAAACCCAATTTATACATAAATTTAGGTGTGTTAGGAACTTGATTGCCATCTATATTGATACAACCTTGTTTTAAAGCTGATGATAAACCACAATATTTAGATTCTTTAAGTTTTGCTATGTTGTATGAAGCAGATGTATATAAAGATAAATTTCTTAAAGGTCTCATACCTACTTCTATTTCTGCTCCATAAGCATCTACTTTACCCACATTCTGAGGATAACTTATTGAAGGGTTTGTTGGGTCTGTAAAGTAAATAATACGATCTTTATATTTTGTATAGTAAACAGCCGGAACAATATATACTGTTCCATAATCAAATCTTACACCTAAATCAAAAGTATCTGAAAGTTCAGGAGATAATGCATTTACTACCTGTTCTGCAGTTACACCAGCAGGAAAACTTCCAAGATAATTTTTTGGAACCCTAAAGTTTCTGGCATAAGCAAAATAAGGATATATATTTTCATCTATTTTTAACCCTATATTTAAAGATGGTAAAAATTTTCTGTAAGTTCTTGAATATGATAAATTATTGTTTTTAGTTAAAGGATAATCAAATAAATTTTGCATATCTATATAAGGAACACCTTTTGTATTATAATAGTCAAAATCTCTCTTTATTTGTGCATATTTAAAACCTGCTGTTATATCTACCATATTCATTAAATTTTTAACTGTTATATTTGTATAAGGTGTATTTGTGTATGTTTTTGTTCTTTCTATATAACCATATCCAATTGTATTTGTAAGTAATGTATAGCTTCCATCTGGATTAACTTTTACAGGAAAGCTTGGTTTTGCTTGTTTTAAATCTGCATATTCCCACCAATAACCTATATCAATTTTTGATTTCATAGGTAAGTTAATAGATAGATTTGTAATTAACCCAGGTCTATCTGTATAATTGTAAGAATAATAAACATTGTTTCCAGAAGAACTTGCTGAAGTACCACTTCCTCTTCCCCACCAATAATATGGTTTTATAGAAAGCATCATATTCTTAGACAAATCTATTTCTATATTTGCTCTATACTCCCTATTTGTATATGGATTTTTATAAAACCCATAATAATTAGCATTGACTTTTCCCTGAGAGGTTAAAAAATTAGGGTCATAATCAAATCTTCTGTATGTATCTAAATCTAATGCTTGGTTGTAAGTTAAACCTCTATAAAAGTAATTTAGTTGTGAGTTGTTATCAAAATAAAACTCCCATCTAAACCTATCAAAATTTTGAGCTAAACCTATTGTAATATGGTCTCTATACTGAGGAGATTTGCCCGGACCTTTCCACTTTTCAGCATCTGTATGTGAAAAAGATATAAATGCTTTTAGATTTAATCTTTTTAACAAACCTGTATCTATTCTGAAAAACTCTTTATTAAATCCAAAAGAGCCATATCTTAAATCATAAAATACACCGAATTTATTTTTTGGTGGTTTTGTTCTTAATTTTATAGACCCGCCTATATCTGCATAATATGGAGATGTTTTGTTTGTAGCACCTCTTTCTACTGTTGCTGACTCTAAATTCTCAACATCTATATATTCATGTGGATATATATTATAATTACCGGAATCATTTAAAGGCATATTATCAATCTCAATACCTATCTGGTCATTTGTAAAACCTCTAATAGTGACAGTTCCACCTCCAAGACCGTATGCATCATCTGTGCCTACAAATAAAGATGGAGACAGTTCTATTGCTTTGAATATATTTATTCCACCGGCTCCTGCACTTGTTTCCAGTTGTTCTTTCTCAAAAGTTGTCTGAGTTTTTGCTGCTTCCTTCTCTTTTTTTACAGGCAATTTAGAGCCTTTTTCCTTTTCTTGTCCTTCTTTTACTTCAACTTTTATTTCCGGCTCTTGCCCATAAACCATATAGAAGCTATTGGACAATAAAAACAAAATAAGGGGAAATCTAAGTCTCTTCATTTTATCATATCCTCCAAAAATCAATTTTTATGCAAAAACTATAGCAAACTAATATTAAGATAGTATTAAAGGTGGATTAAATTTTCTTAAAAATTGTTTTTAACAAAATCTTAACAAAATCTTAATATTTCCTTAACACAATTTATTTATATTTAATGTATAATTATTTTATTAAGGGAGGTTATTTGTTATGAAAAATCAGGAAGAGATGGTGCTGATAACAAAAGGAATAGAAAATATAGCTCTTTCCATAGAATCATTTTTAAATTTGAGAAATTCTAATGATTTAAAAATTGTAGAAAATGAGATTTTTGTAATAGAGAAAAGATTAGATGAAATTTTAAAAGGCTCACAGATTGAAAATAAGTTAAAAATTAAATTTTTAGAAAATATAAAAGATAAATTAAATGATATTTTATTATATCTTGAAAAGATAAAGGAAAAAGAACCGGTTACTTATTTTTTTGCTTTTGAAAAGATGACAGAGATATTAATAAAAAATATAAACAGATTTATTGAGTATGATTTTGAAAATTCATCGAAAGATATAATAGAAATTGTAAAAAAAGATTATAAAACTTTATATAAAATCAAAGAAAGTAGTGAAAGGGTTATTATCACATATCTTCTTGAAAAACCTTCTAATATGAAAGAGGTTTTGGCTCTTTTAAATATAAAAGAAATATACATATCTATTATGGAAAATATTATATGTGCTATAGATTATTGCTTTGGAGAGCCCAATGGTAATAGTATCTAAGACCGATTCAAGAGTAAGGATAAAATTTGATAATGAGTTTGAAAAAAGAAATTTTATAAAAAATATGAAAGATATAAATGGAATAAAAGATTTAAAAGAAGGGAAAGCTTTGTCTGTTATTATAGAGTATGAATCCGGTTCTACTTTTGATTATATTATAAAAAATCTTAAAGAAACAAAAGAAGAGATAAAAGCAGGGAAAGATGAAATTTTCTATTATACAAATTTTTTCATAACCCATCCGGCAGTTAAAGCATTGTGGTCTATGGCATTCCTTGGTGCAAAAAGAGGCTTTTTAACTTTTGCCATATGTACAATTGGAATAGGCAGATTTTTAAAATCAAAATTTTAAACAGGAGGTAAAACAAAATGCAGATTTTAGGTCTAAACATTGGTAACACAATAGGTGGTTGTATCTCAACAAATTTCTTTCTTGCAGGTATTGGGACAGTAGCAGGTATGGTTTTAATTAGTAAATTATTAAAAGATGCCAAACCTGTTCTTGTTGGAGCCACAAAAGAAGTTATAGCATTCCAACAATGGCTTAGTTCAAACATAGCAGAAGGTCAGGAATTTTGGGAAGATGTAGTAGCCGAAGCAAAACATCAATACAAACTTGAAATTGAGAAAAAGTTAGAAATTATCCAAAAACAACAAGAAGTATTAGAAAAATTAAAATCAAAACTGTAAAAGGAGGTATTTAAAATGAATATATTTGGAATAATTGGTAGAGTATTATGTTCTAATCCTGCTTCTTTTATATTAGGTGCAGGTGTTGGATTGGTTGGTCTTTATATTATAGATAGAATGGAAGAGCAAAGAAAACTTGAAAATATGCAAAAGGAAATAGAAGCAACTGTAAAAGCCCTTGAGCTTCAATTAAAAGCCTTACCTGCTTCTGAACAAACTGTAAAAGAAGCTAAATAATAAGGTGAAAAAATGGCTATCCCTTATACCATAAACAGCTTTTTAAGTGGTAGATTACAGATAAAAAGTGAGTTTCTCAAATATATCCATGTATCTGAATTTACCATAGAAAATTATCTTAAAAATCATTTTAAAGGAGTAAAAAAAGTAAAAGTAAGTAAAAAAACCGGTAGATTGACCTTAGAATATGATAAAGAAAGTTTTAATCCTATTGGGTTTTTTGAATTTTTAAACAATATTTCTTCAGAAACAATACTTGAAATTTTGTCTAATGCAGAAAACGGATTTATTAAACCTGCAAAACAGGAAGAAGAAGGAAATGCTAAAAAATGGTTTTTATTAAACAGCTCGGCTTTCGGGCTGTTTTTATTTAGAGCTTCCATTCCTGCAAATATTTTAACTGGCATAACCTTAGCATTGGCAATTCCCGTATTTAAGAAAGCTTTAAACTCTATAAGAGAAAGAAAAATAGATGTTCATCTTTTAGATTCATCTGCGATAGCTTTATCTGCATTTCAAGGAAATCCTTTATCTTCTTTGCTTATGACATGGTTACTTTCCCTTGGAGATTTAATTGAGGAGAAAACCCAAGGCACAGCCCATAAAGCTATAGAAGAACTTCTAAATTATAAAAATGAAGAAGCATGGCTTGTAATAGATGATGGACAGGCAGTAAGGGTTCCGGTAGAAAAGATAAAAAAAGGAGACAAGATAGTTGTTTATACCGGTGAAAAGATAACTGTTGACGGTATAGTTGAGGAAGGAGAAGCCCTGGTAAATCAAGCATCTTTAACCGGAGAATCTAATCCTGTATTAAAGAAAAAAGAAGATAAAGTTTATGCCGGAACATTCGTAGAAGATGGTAAACTTTATATAATTGCAGAAAAAGTTGGAGATGAAACAGCCCTTGCAAAAATAGTCCATATAATAGAAGAAAGTGCATCACAACCAATAGAAACCCAAAAGAAAGCAGAAGAAGTAGCCAATAAAGCAGTAATTCCTACATTGATAGCAGCCGGAACTGTTTACGGATTAACAGGAAATATAAATAGAGCAACATCTACATTAATTATTGATTACCATACAGGTATTCATGTATCAATACCTGTGTCGGTTATGTCCCATATGACACTTGCAGCAAAAAGAGGTATTTTATTCAAAAGTGGAAGACATTTAGAGATTTTGCACAAAGTAGATACAGTTGTGTTTGATAAAACAGGAACTTTAACAATAGGACATCCTGAAATTACTGAAATCATTGCATACAAAGTTTCTGAAATAGAGTTATTGCAGATAGCAGCATCCTTAGAGCAAAGATTAACTCATCCTGTAGCAAAATCAATAGTTAACCATGCCCTTGAAAAAGGAATAGAATTACTCCCAAGGGAAGATTCAAAATATCATATGGGACTTGGTATTGAAGCAAAGATAAATGGAGAAAAATATTATATTGGAAGCACCAGATTTATGGAACATATCGGTATAAAAACACCTCAAAAAGCAGTAGAAGATAGGGAAAGAATGCATGAAGACGGAGAATCGGTTTTATATGTAGTAAAAGGAAAAACAATACTTGGATTAATAGGATTTTCTGACCCACCAAGACCTGAATCTAAAAAAGTAGTAGAAATTCTTCATAAAATGGGAAGAGAAGTTATTCTATGTACCGGTGATAATATAGGGGCAGCAGCATTAATAGCCAAAAAACTCGGTATTAAAAGATTTTATGCAAGGGCTTTTCCTGATGAAAAAGCTAAAATAATAAAAGAACTAAAGAAAGAAGGCAGAACAGTAGCATTTTTGGGAGATGGTGTAAATGATTCACCGGCTCTTTCGGTTGCAGATGTTGGAATATCTATAAGAAGTGGTGCAGATATAGCAATAGAAGTTGCAGATGTAGTTATAAACAACAATCTATGTAATTTAATAGAAGCATTTAAGATTGCTGATTTATCCTTAGAAAATATTGAGCAAAATATAAAAATAAACACAACTGCAAATACAATAGGCTTACTCGGTGCAATGTTTGGTATATTTAATCCTGTAACTGCAACAATCATAAATAATGGCACAACTGTATTACTTGGATTAAATGCTCTAAAACCAATATGGAAAAAAGATACAAAATATTTAGATGAAATTTGTAAAATTTAAAAGGGAGGAATAATCATGGCTAAAAAAGAAGTTCAAGAAAAAGATTTAGAAAAACTTTTGGAAGAAGTTAAAAAAGATTTAGAAGAGATAAGAGAAAAACTCGGAATGGGAGAAAAAAAAGATTTAACTGCTATACCGTTAGAAGCCCTCAGTAAGATTAGAGAAACTGCATCTGAAGTGGCAGAAAAAGCTAAAGCTTTAGAACTTGTAAAATCTGCATTAAATGTAGCAGAAAAATCTATTGAAGTAGTCAAATCAGGTGCAGTAGGTGCAGTTGAAGGTGCTAAAAAAGCATTAAAAGAAGAAAATAAGGAAGTTCAAACAGAACAAAAAACAGAAGAGAATAAATAAAATATATCTAAACAGATAAGGTTAAGGTTATGGATAAAAATGAAATAGCTCTAAACCTTAACCTTGTTTTTTCTATAACTTTAATATATTTCTTTATAGAGTTAATAGGAGGTTTTTACTATAATAGCTTAGCCCTTATAACAGATGCTTCATTTATGGCAATAAATATATTAGGACAGATTATTGCTATCTTTGCAGAAAAATTAAGTAAAAGACCTGCCGATGATTGGCATCCATTTGGCTATGAAAGAATTAAAGTTATTTCAGCCCTTTTTAATGGTATTTTGGTAGGATTTGTTTTATTTTATATTTTTATAGATGCATTTAAAAGGATAGTAAACCCTGAACCGATAGAAGCAGATAAAGTTTTAATTATTGCAATTATAGGCTTATTAGTAAATGCTTTTGGAGTATATAAGTTATACAAACATTCAGAAGATATAAATATAAAAGGGGCTTTTATTCATATTTTACAGGATTTATTAGGTTCTGTAGGTGTTATTATCTCCTCTGTTATAATAAAATTTACAAATCTATATTTAATTGATGCTTTAGCCAGTATATTTATAAGCTTTTTAGTTGCTTATCCTACATATTTATTAATTAAGGATTCAATTTATATCTTAATGGAAGGAAATCCGGCAAAAATAAAAAAGGAAGATATATCTAAATTTTTATATTCCCATTTTCCATTTATAGCTAATATTAAAGATACAAGAATCTGGGCATTAACTCCTGACAAATTAATAGCTTTATTAAGAGTTAGAACTAAAGATAAAAATTATGATAGAGAAAAAATAAAATTAATTAAAGAACAATTGAAAAAACAGTTTGGATTTTTTGATGTGTATATTGAGCTGTATGAGGAGGGATAATTTATGATTTATGTAAAAACAAGAAGCGGTAGATATCTTTCTTTAAATCATATAATAGGATTTGCAGTAGAAACTGAAAAAATGGAAATAGATGGAAAAAATGTTATGGTTTTTGAAGTGATTGCTTATTTACCTCAGCCACTTTATCCGGCAATACTTGGCATATATAAAAAAGAGGAGGACGCATATAAATATTTAGACCAAATTATTGAAAATATATTAAAATCAGAAAATTCAATTATCCAGATACCTACGGAGCTTTAAAATGGTTGATGAAATAAAAAGATTAGAAAAAATAGTAGAAGATTTAAATATAAAACATAAAGAAGATTTTAAAAATATCACAGAGCCGGTTTTGGTTATAGTTCAGCTTTCTAATGGAGAAAATATCTTCTTTGAAATAGGAAATAAAGGGATTATAAAATACAATCAAGAGCCAGATATATCCGACAAAATTATATTAACCTTCAAAGATTTAGAAAAAATAGAAAGAAACAAAAAATTAATAATGCCTTATCTTATGTCCGGAAAGATAAAATTAAGAGGCAATATAAAAAGGTTAACAGAAACTATAAAAAATATCTTTTAAAAGTTATCTCTTTGTTAAATAATCTGCAACAGAGTATGCGGCAAAGGATTCAGGTTTTAATTTTGGCTTTAATCCTTGAGCCAATACATAACTGATTGCTTCTTTTACTATTATATGTGATTTATATCTGTTATCCGGATTAATATCAAGATGAACTTCCAAATTTCTGTCATCAACAACATCTATAATATTTAAAGCTGTCATAACTGCAAAATCTACTTCTTTCAACAATCTCTCTTTTAAAGATTTTATTCTCTTTTCTTTTCTAACTTCATAAAAGATTTTACCACCTTTACAAGAATCTATATGAACCACTATAACCGATACAAAAACTGTCAAATCTCCGGTCTGCCTTGAATCACAACCAACATAAATAGATGTTTCTTTTGAAGTTTTGGATATATACTCTTTAATCTCATTAAAGTTAAAAGATTTCATAACACTCTTGATATAACTTTTGTTATTATATTTTCCATTATACCACCGATTACAAAAGATTCTATCAATACTTTTTTATCTTCCGGTGTTAAATGGACATCTTGCTGTCTTTTCCTCATTCTTTCTTTTTCTTCCAATACTTTTGAGTATTTTAGGTTTAATTTTTGAAGCTCTTTCTCTAAATTTTCTAAATTTTTAAACATTTTTATTTACCTCAAAAGTATTAATTAATAATAATATTACATTTTCTTTATTAAGCAAATATTAAAAATTGATTAAAAATTTTTAACTATTCAAATTTTTAAGATTAATTAATAAAATCTTCATAAAATATTAAAATTTATTGTTTATATTATTCACTATGAAAAAATTTAATATATCACTGCATGATATTACAATAAGCAATTTCAAGGAAGTATTAGAGATTATTGGTTTAATGCAATATTATGGAATAAACAGATACTCTTTATTGATAATCCCTAAGTATCATAACAAGGAAGATATTAGAGATATTAAAGATAAATTAATGGATATATCCAAAGGTAAAGAGATTATTTTACATGGATTTTTCCATTTAGGAAAAAAAGAAAGATTTATAAACAGATTATTTACATCGGGAGAAGGGGAGGTTTTGAGTATAGATATTGATGAGTTTGAAAAGAGAGTGAGGGAGGGGGTAAAGATTTTAAATTCTGTAGGTTTATATCCTGATGGATATATAGCTCCTGCATGGCTTATAAAAAAAGAACATATAAAAAGATTAAAACAGTTTGGATTTAAATTTACTACAACAAGATAT
The Venenivibrio stagnispumantis DNA segment above includes these coding regions:
- a CDS encoding MotA/TolQ/ExbB proton channel family protein, yielding MNIDLKILHNFVFFVMFIMFVISNYVIIYKFFQLKNKPNSTLEERFNFIKNLKKGMWWLDFSATTAPLLGLLGTIFALMEAFQKLSAKGLSSSGDITGAIGFALLATAIGIVLSLWNYLFFKMFQDRISSYKEETKNILIEEILNEE
- a CDS encoding ribonuclease H-like YkuK family protein — its product is MKSFNFNEIKEYISKTSKETSIYVGCDSRQTGDLTVFVSVIVVHIDSCKGGKIFYEVRKEKRIKSLKERLLKEVDFAVMTALNIIDVVDDRNLEVHLDINPDNRYKSHIIVKEAISYVLAQGLKPKLKPESFAAYSVADYLTKR
- a CDS encoding alkaline phosphatase D family protein, yielding MVTRREFLELLGISTAYLLIHPYVAFAGEDDIFPSGVASADPTNDSIILWTRINPEVHKRLNKNLKVYIIDDIQKNPDKVLKEKAIKEFEIPANKITDIGDYTIKFKVSGLKPGKTYFYIFEYDNSKKIGRFKTLPTEVDKYQFIFVTCQNYEDGYYPAFKYISEEDEAGFVLHLGDAIYERVYGAKVSGRNINLPSGSKFAISLEDYRYLYKKYLSDENYQLARAMQTFIYIWDDHEFANDYYYNYGKDYWYSPSLPKELNEDRYKSLLLRKYAVKAWYEYIPADVSLDFKGHPLEWIKIYRDFKIGNLANLICLDERSYRESQCPKRYQSVGCYTQSQHTMLGLEQKRWFFDKVINNKNKFGWNIVANEVQFVSGKIDGFYGSTDAWDGYIGEREEILDILTKNDINNIVMLTGDRHAFLAADIPNSFKENYDKVLGAEFMTGAISSINASEAGWWKKDLSKYNNVDEISQAEISQNPWTKFLNQKTWGYSVLEIDKEKVSSTFYSVNKYEKNPPKEILAKFTYKRGESIKREI
- a CDS encoding cation diffusion facilitator family transporter; its protein translation is MDKNEIALNLNLVFSITLIYFFIELIGGFYYNSLALITDASFMAINILGQIIAIFAEKLSKRPADDWHPFGYERIKVISALFNGILVGFVLFYIFIDAFKRIVNPEPIEADKVLIIAIIGLLVNAFGVYKLYKHSEDINIKGAFIHILQDLLGSVGVIISSVIIKFTNLYLIDALASIFISFLVAYPTYLLIKDSIYILMEGNPAKIKKEDISKFLYSHFPFIANIKDTRIWALTPDKLIALLRVRTKDKNYDREKIKLIKEQLKKQFGFFDVYIELYEEG
- a CDS encoding heavy metal translocating P-type ATPase, with translation MAIPYTINSFLSGRLQIKSEFLKYIHVSEFTIENYLKNHFKGVKKVKVSKKTGRLTLEYDKESFNPIGFFEFLNNISSETILEILSNAENGFIKPAKQEEEGNAKKWFLLNSSAFGLFLFRASIPANILTGITLALAIPVFKKALNSIRERKIDVHLLDSSAIALSAFQGNPLSSLLMTWLLSLGDLIEEKTQGTAHKAIEELLNYKNEEAWLVIDDGQAVRVPVEKIKKGDKIVVYTGEKITVDGIVEEGEALVNQASLTGESNPVLKKKEDKVYAGTFVEDGKLYIIAEKVGDETALAKIVHIIEESASQPIETQKKAEEVANKAVIPTLIAAGTVYGLTGNINRATSTLIIDYHTGIHVSIPVSVMSHMTLAAKRGILFKSGRHLEILHKVDTVVFDKTGTLTIGHPEITEIIAYKVSEIELLQIAASLEQRLTHPVAKSIVNHALEKGIELLPREDSKYHMGLGIEAKINGEKYYIGSTRFMEHIGIKTPQKAVEDRERMHEDGESVLYVVKGKTILGLIGFSDPPRPESKKVVEILHKMGREVILCTGDNIGAAALIAKKLGIKRFYARAFPDEKAKIIKELKKEGRTVAFLGDGVNDSPALSVADVGISIRSGADIAIEVADVVINNNLCNLIEAFKIADLSLENIEQNIKINTTANTIGLLGAMFGIFNPVTATIINNGTTVLLGLNALKPIWKKDTKYLDEICKI
- a CDS encoding TonB-dependent receptor gives rise to the protein MKRLRFPLILFLLSNSFYMVYGQEPEIKVEVKEGQEKEKGSKLPVKKEKEAAKTQTTFEKEQLETSAGAGGINIFKAIELSPSLFVGTDDAYGLGGGTVTIRGFTNDQIGIEIDNMPLNDSGNYNIYPHEYIDVENLESATVERGATNKTSPYYADIGGSIKLRTKPPKNKFGVFYDLRYGSFGFNKEFFRIDTGLLKRLNLKAFISFSHTDAEKWKGPGKSPQYRDHITIGLAQNFDRFRWEFYFDNNSQLNYFYRGLTYNQALDLDTYRRFDYDPNFLTSQGKVNANYYGFYKNPYTNREYRANIEIDLSKNMMLSIKPYYWWGRGSGTSASSSGNNVYYSYNYTDRPGLITNLSINLPMKSKIDIGYWWEYADLKQAKPSFPVKVNPDGSYTLLTNTIGYGYIERTKTYTNTPYTNITVKNLMNMVDITAGFKYAQIKRDFDYYNTKGVPYIDMQNLFDYPLTKNNNLSYSRTYRKFLPSLNIGLKIDENIYPYFAYARNFRVPKNYLGSFPAGVTAEQVVNALSPELSDTFDLGVRFDYGTVYIVPAVYYTKYKDRIIYFTDPTNPSISYPQNVGKVDAYGAEIEVGMRPLRNLSLYTSASYNIAKLKESKYCGLSSALKQGCINIDGNQVPNTPKFMYKLGLNYEDFGVSIKPTFQYISSRYGDLTNKQQIGGYSIVNLNISTDRVRVFNRKVTAYVDIQNLLDTKYISRISVGDTSGTYYVGAPFTIAVGIKGGF
- a CDS encoding energy transducer TonB codes for the protein MNLYNYSLENDDYKHKTISFLLALLFSIISLFISSKLNFSIHPYEKESKSVKITLVELPSEKPSEKIEKPLPKIKKKENIKPVKPKPQEHIKEPVIENKKLPVEEKPKKEEKPEEKPVIEKKPEETVKNIDIKQPAKEEPKQEIKQPENILKPQEKHENKPEIKQSSPNPNPNELSLYLSKIKSIVESKKSYPERAKRFGIEGDVTLSIKVDSTGRILSVEIVKSSGSQILDDAAMEILNRIKSFPPPPGNKDFSFNLNINYKLEE
- a CDS encoding ExbD/TolR family protein, which encodes MKNKKILLLSLMEEDEYQKEEIQIIPTIDVMMFLLVFFILYTLNVIPLFQQKLEIPSTKTAEQQNLKEEIIKIYISKDGEPKIDNKIIGISSIENYIKENKQNIKGILVITDKGAKVESVLKIIDIAKSEDITNIGIASNKEGQ